One Bartonella kosoyi DNA segment encodes these proteins:
- the pgsA gene encoding CDP-diacylglycerol--glycerol-3-phosphate 3-phosphatidyltransferase, producing the protein MKNHTFSFPNLLTYARIVAVPMVVACFFVEGRLQSSDIARWIAVSIFIIASITDFLDGYLARIWEQTSNIGRMLDPIADKLLVSACLLLLAADSTIAGWTLWAAIIILCREILVSGLREYLAELKVSVPVSRLAKWKTFVQMIAIIFLLAGPAGNKVFPYTVEFGITMLWIAALLTLWTGWDYFRAGLKHVIS; encoded by the coding sequence ATGAAAAATCATACTTTTTCTTTTCCGAATCTTTTAACTTATGCACGAATTGTTGCAGTCCCAATGGTTGTTGCATGCTTTTTTGTAGAAGGACGCCTCCAATCAAGTGATATCGCACGCTGGATTGCCGTGTCCATTTTTATCATTGCATCTATTACTGATTTTCTTGATGGTTATCTTGCCCGTATTTGGGAACAAACATCCAATATTGGTCGCATGTTAGATCCAATTGCCGATAAACTTCTCGTCTCTGCGTGCTTACTCTTGCTTGCCGCAGACAGTACCATCGCTGGATGGACTCTATGGGCAGCCATTATCATTCTGTGCCGAGAAATTCTTGTATCAGGATTACGTGAATATTTAGCTGAATTAAAAGTGAGCGTTCCAGTCTCTCGTCTTGCAAAATGGAAAACTTTTGTCCAAATGATCGCTATTATCTTTCTTTTAGCAGGACCAGCAGGTAATAAAGTTTTTCCTTACACGGTGGAATTTGGCATTACTATGCTGTGGATTGCCGCCCTTCTTACATTGTGGACAGGGTGGGATTATTTTCGTGCAGGTTTAAAACATGTCATCTCATGA